Proteins encoded together in one Staphylococcus aureus window:
- a CDS encoding tRNA (adenine(22)-N(1))-methyltransferase TrmK: MISLNNRLTTVSRFLKQGTIADIGSDHAYLPIYAIQNHLCECGIAGEVIQGPFQAAVKNVAANQLVDRIDVRLGDGLSVIQPEDVIDNITICGMGGPLIAKILKDGQDKLSQHPRLILQSNIQTENLRQTLQQLNYEIIDEIIMEEKGHIYEIVVAEYSTELIELSSDELKFGPKLLNNKNEYFIKKWQRELEALYHIKSKLNTEQHHQRLAQINDEIAVIERVL; the protein is encoded by the coding sequence ATGATTTCGTTAAATAACCGATTAACGACGGTAAGTCGATTTTTAAAACAAGGTACAATCGCGGATATTGGCTCAGATCATGCTTATTTGCCAATCTATGCAATTCAAAACCATTTATGCGAATGCGGTATTGCTGGAGAAGTTATTCAAGGCCCTTTTCAAGCTGCTGTGAAAAATGTAGCTGCAAACCAATTAGTAGATAGAATTGATGTACGTTTAGGGGATGGCTTAAGTGTTATTCAACCTGAGGACGTAATCGATAATATCACAATTTGTGGTATGGGCGGACCACTTATTGCTAAAATTTTAAAAGATGGGCAAGATAAGTTAAGTCAACATCCAAGGTTGATTTTACAAAGTAATATCCAAACTGAAAATTTAAGACAAACATTACAACAATTGAATTATGAAATAATTGATGAAATAATAATGGAAGAAAAAGGCCATATTTATGAAATTGTTGTAGCAGAATATTCTACAGAATTAATAGAGCTATCATCTGATGAATTGAAATTCGGACCAAAATTGCTGAACAACAAAAATGAATATTTTATAAAAAAATGGCAAAGAGAGTTAGAAGCACTTTATCATATTAAATCGAAACTCAATACTGAACAACATCATCAACGTTTAGCTCAAATTAATGACGAAATTGCTGTAATTGAAAGGGTGTTATAG
- the rpoD gene encoding RNA polymerase sigma factor RpoD, translating into MSDNTVKIKKQTIDPTLTLEDVKKQLIEKGKKEGHLSHEEIAEKLQNFDIDSDQMDDFFDQLNDNDISLVNEKDSSDTDEKLNPSDLSAPPGVKINDPVRMYLKEIGRVNLLSAQEEIELAKRIEQGDEVAKSRLAEANLRLVVSIAKRYVGRGMLFLDLIQEGNMGLIKAVEKFDFNKGFKFSTYATWWIRQAITRAIADQARTIRIPVHMVETINKLIRVQRQLLQDLGRDPAPEEIGEEMDLPAEKVREILKIAQEPVSLETPIGEEDDSHLGDFIEDQEAQSPSDHAAYELLKEQLEDVLDTLTDREENVLRLRFGLDDGRTRTLEEVGKVFGVTRERIRQIEAKALRKLRHPSRSKRLKDFMD; encoded by the coding sequence ATGTCTGATAACACAGTTAAAATTAAAAAACAAACAATTGATCCGACATTAACATTAGAAGATGTTAAGAAGCAATTAATTGAAAAAGGTAAAAAAGAGGGTCATTTAAGTCATGAAGAAATTGCTGAAAAACTTCAGAATTTTGATATCGACTCTGATCAAATGGATGATTTCTTTGATCAATTAAATGATAATGATATTTCACTAGTTAATGAAAAAGATAGTTCAGATACTGACGAGAAACTGAATCCAAGTGATCTTAGTGCCCCTCCAGGTGTTAAAATAAATGACCCAGTTCGTATGTACCTTAAAGAAATTGGGCGTGTTAACTTATTAAGTGCACAAGAAGAAATCGAATTAGCCAAACGTATTGAACAAGGTGATGAAGTAGCAAAATCAAGACTTGCAGAAGCGAACTTACGTTTAGTTGTAAGTATTGCTAAAAGATACGTAGGTCGTGGTATGTTATTCCTTGATTTAATCCAAGAAGGTAATATGGGTCTTATTAAAGCTGTTGAAAAATTTGACTTTAACAAAGGATTTAAGTTTTCAACATATGCAACATGGTGGATTAGACAAGCAATCACTCGTGCAATTGCTGACCAAGCACGTACGATTCGTATCCCTGTGCATATGGTAGAAACAATTAATAAATTAATTCGTGTTCAACGTCAATTATTACAGGACTTAGGTCGAGATCCAGCACCAGAAGAAATTGGTGAAGAAATGGATTTACCAGCAGAAAAAGTTCGTGAAATTTTAAAAATTGCGCAAGAACCTGTTTCATTAGAAACACCAATTGGTGAAGAAGATGATAGTCATTTAGGAGACTTTATTGAGGATCAGGAAGCACAAAGTCCTTCAGATCATGCTGCTTATGAATTATTAAAAGAGCAATTAGAAGATGTGCTTGATACATTAACTGATAGAGAAGAAAATGTATTACGATTAAGATTTGGTCTTGATGACGGCAGAACAAGAACACTTGAAGAAGTTGGTAAAGTTTTCGGTGTTACACGTGAACGTATTCGACAAATTGAAGCAAAAGCACTTAGAAAATTAAGACATCCAAGTCGTAGTAAACGTTTGAAAGACTTTATGGATTAA
- the dnaG gene encoding DNA primase, protein MRIDQSIINEIKDKTDILDLVSEYVKLEKRGRNYIGLCPFHDEKTPSFTVSEDKQICHCFGCKKGGNVFQFTQEIKDISFVEAVKELGDRVNVAVDIEATQSNSNVQIASDDLQMIEMHELIQEFYYYALTKTVEGEQALTYLQERGFTDALIKERGIGFAPDSSHFCHDFLQKKGYDIELAYEAGLLSRNEENFSYYDRFRNRIMFPLKNAQGRIVGYSGRTYTGQEPKYLNSPETPIFQKRKLLYNLDKARKSIRKLDEIVLLEGFMDVIKSDTAGLKNVVATMGTQLSDEHITFIRKLTSNITLMFDGDFAGSEATLKTGQNLLQQGLNVFVIQLPSGMDPDEYIGKYGNDAFTAFVKNDKKSFAHYKVSILKDEIAHNDLSYERYLKELSHDISLMKSSILQQKALNDVAPFFNVSPEQLANEIQFNQAPANYYPEDEYGGYIEPEPIGMAQFDNLSRQEKAERAFLKHLMRDKDTFLNYYESVDKDNFTNQHFKYVFEVLHDFYAENDQYNISDAVQYVNSNELRETLISLEQYNLNDEPYENEIDDYVNVINEKGQETIESLNHKLREATRIGDVELQKYYLQQIVAKNKERM, encoded by the coding sequence TTGCGAATAGATCAATCGATCATTAATGAAATAAAAGATAAAACCGACATTTTAGACTTGGTAAGTGAATATGTAAAATTAGAAAAGAGAGGACGCAATTATATAGGTTTGTGTCCTTTTCATGATGAAAAGACACCTTCATTTACAGTTTCTGAAGATAAACAAATTTGTCATTGTTTTGGTTGTAAAAAAGGTGGCAATGTTTTTCAATTTACTCAAGAAATTAAAGACATATCATTTGTTGAAGCGGTTAAAGAATTAGGTGATAGAGTTAATGTTGCTGTAGATATTGAGGCAACACAATCTAACTCAAATGTTCAAATTGCTTCTGATGATTTACAAATGATTGAAATGCATGAGTTAATACAAGAATTTTATTATTACGCTTTAACAAAGACAGTCGAAGGCGAACAAGCATTAACGTACTTACAAGAACGTGGTTTTACAGATGCGCTTATTAAAGAGCGAGGCATTGGCTTTGCACCCGATAGCTCACATTTTTGTCATGATTTTCTTCAAAAAAAGGGTTACGATATTGAATTAGCATATGAAGCCGGATTATTATCACGTAACGAAGAAAATTTCAGTTATTACGATAGATTTCGAAATCGTATTATGTTTCCTTTGAAAAATGCGCAAGGAAGAATTGTTGGATATTCAGGTCGAACATATACCGGTCAAGAACCAAAATACTTAAATAGTCCTGAAACACCTATCTTTCAAAAAAGAAAGTTGTTATACAACTTAGATAAAGCGCGTAAATCAATTAGAAAATTAGATGAAATCGTATTACTAGAAGGTTTTATGGATGTTATAAAATCTGATACTGCTGGCTTGAAAAACGTTGTTGCAACAATGGGTACACAGTTGTCAGATGAACATATTACTTTTATACGAAAGTTAACATCAAATATAACATTAATGTTTGATGGGGATTTTGCGGGTAGTGAAGCAACACTTAAAACAGGTCAAAATTTGTTACAGCAAGGGCTAAATGTATTTGTTATACAATTGCCATCAGGCATGGATCCGGATGAATACATTGGTAAGTATGGCAACGATGCATTTACTGCTTTTGTAAAAAATGACAAAAAGTCATTTGCACATTATAAAGTGAGTATATTAAAAGATGAAATTGCACATAATGACCTTTCATATGAACGTTATTTGAAAGAACTAAGTCATGATATTTCGCTTATGAAATCATCGATTTTGCAACAAAAGGCTTTAAATGATGTTGCACCATTTTTCAATGTTAGTCCTGAGCAATTAGCTAACGAAATACAATTCAATCAAGCACCAGCCAATTATTATCCAGAAGATGAGTATGGCGGTTACATTGAACCTGAGCCAATTGGTATGGCACAATTTGACAATTTGAGCCGTCAAGAAAAAGCGGAGCGAGCATTTTTAAAACATTTAATGAGAGATAAAGATACATTTTTAAATTATTATGAAAGTGTTGATAAGGATAACTTCACAAATCAGCATTTTAAATATGTATTCGAAGTCTTACATGATTTTTATGCGGAAAATGATCAATATAATATCAGTGATGCTGTGCAGTATGTTAATTCAAATGAGTTGAGAGAAACACTAATTAGCTTAGAACAATATAATTTGAATGACGAACCATATGAAAATGAAATTGATGATTATGTCAATGTTATTAATGAAAAAGGACAAGAAACAATTGAGTCATTGAATCATAAATTAAGGGAAGCTACAAGGATTGGCGATGTAGAATTACAAAAATACTATTTACAGCAAATTGTTGCTAAGAATAAAGAACGCATGTAG
- a CDS encoding pyruvate, water dikinase regulatory protein, whose amino-acid sequence MEKIKIIVASDSIGETAELVARAGISQFNPKQCKNELLRYPYIESFEDVDEVIQVAKDTNAIIVYTLIKPEMKQYMSEKVAEFQLKSVDIMGPLMDLLSASVEEKPYNEPGIVHRLDDAYFKKIDAIEFAVKYDDGKDPKGLPKADIVLLGISRTSKTPLSQYLAHKSYKVMNVPIVPEVTPPDGLYDINPKKCIALKISEEKLNRIRKERLKQLGLGDTARYATEARIQEELNYFEEIVSEIGCPVIDVSQKAIEETANDIIHYIEQNKSK is encoded by the coding sequence ATGGAAAAAATTAAAATTATCGTAGCTTCAGATTCTATAGGTGAAACGGCAGAGTTAGTTGCTAGGGCAGGTATTTCACAATTCAATCCTAAGCAATGTAAAAATGAATTATTAAGATATCCATATATTGAATCTTTTGAAGATGTTGATGAAGTGATTCAAGTTGCAAAAGATACAAATGCTATCATTGTTTATACACTTATTAAACCTGAAATGAAGCAATATATGAGTGAGAAAGTAGCAGAATTCCAATTGAAGTCTGTCGATATCATGGGGCCATTAATGGATTTATTATCTGCTTCGGTTGAAGAAAAACCTTATAATGAGCCAGGTATCGTTCATAGATTAGATGATGCATATTTCAAGAAAATTGATGCGATAGAGTTTGCAGTTAAATATGATGATGGTAAAGATCCTAAAGGATTACCTAAAGCTGATATTGTTTTACTTGGTATTTCGAGAACTTCAAAGACACCATTATCTCAGTATTTAGCGCATAAGAGTTACAAAGTTATGAATGTACCGATTGTACCAGAAGTGACACCGCCAGATGGCTTATATGATATTAATCCAAAGAAATGTATCGCACTTAAAATAAGTGAAGAAAAATTAAATCGCATTAGAAAAGAGCGACTAAAACAATTAGGACTAGGTGACACAGCTCGATATGCAACAGAAGCACGAATTCAAGAAGAATTGAATTACTTTGAAGAAATCGTAAGTGAAATTGGATGTCCTGTCATTGATGTTTCTCAAAAAGCAATCGAAGAAACAGCAAACGATATAATCCATTATATTGAACAAAATAAATCGAAATGA
- a CDS encoding helix-turn-helix transcriptional regulator yields MELSQRQERIIEIVKTKGPITGEQIADKLNLTRATLRPDLAILTMSGFLEARPRVGYYYSGKSKGKFFNEKLRQFEVKDYMSQPVVLRENTTVYDAICTIFLEDVSTLFIINEDNDFVGVCSRKDLLRASMIGADIHKVPISVNMTRMPNVTYLEESELVIYAADRMIEKEIDSIPIVRKKDNQKYEVIGRISKTTIAKLLVALYKE; encoded by the coding sequence ATAGAACTCAGTCAAAGACAAGAACGAATCATCGAAATTGTTAAAACTAAAGGACCCATTACTGGTGAACAAATAGCAGATAAGTTGAATTTAACAAGAGCAACGCTTAGACCAGATTTAGCGATATTAACAATGTCAGGTTTTTTAGAAGCGCGTCCCCGAGTTGGATATTATTATTCAGGTAAATCAAAAGGCAAATTTTTTAATGAAAAACTTCGACAATTTGAGGTTAAGGACTATATGTCTCAACCTGTTGTGCTAAGAGAGAATACAACAGTTTATGACGCTATTTGTACAATTTTTTTAGAAGATGTAAGTACATTATTTATTATTAATGAAGATAACGATTTTGTTGGTGTGTGTTCAAGAAAAGATTTATTAAGAGCTTCAATGATTGGAGCAGATATTCATAAAGTACCTATCAGTGTAAATATGACACGTATGCCTAATGTCACTTATTTAGAGGAAAGCGAATTAGTCATATACGCAGCAGATAGAATGATTGAAAAAGAAATTGATTCGATTCCAATTGTAAGAAAAAAAGATAATCAAAAGTATGAAGTAATTGGAAGAATTTCCAAAACAACAATAGCTAAGTTATTAGTAGCATTATATAAAGAATAG
- a CDS encoding glycine--tRNA ligase, which produces MAKDMDTIVSLAKHRGFVFPGSDIYGGLSNTWDYGPLGVELKNNVKKAWWQKFITQSPFNVGIDAAILMNPKVWEASGHLNNFNDPMIDNKDSKIRYRADKLIEDYMQDVKGDENFIADGLSFEQMKKIIDDEGIVCPVSKTANWTEIRQFNLMFKTFQGVTEDSTNEIFLRPETAQGIFVNYKNVQRSMRKKLPFGIGQIGKSFRNEITPGNFIFRTREFEQMELEFFCKPGEEIEWQNYWKTFASDWLTSLNMSSENMRLRDHDEDELSHYSNATTDIEYKFPFGWGELWGIASRTDFDLRKHAEHSGEDFRYHDPETNEKYIPYCIEPSLGADRVTLAFLCDAYDEEGVEGSKDARTVLHFHPALAPYKAAILPLSKKLSGEAIKIFEQLSSKFSIDFDESQSIGKRYRRQDEIGTPYCVTFDFDSLEDNQVTVRDRDSMEQVRMPISELEAFLTEKTKF; this is translated from the coding sequence ATGGCAAAAGATATGGATACAATTGTTTCATTAGCAAAACACAGAGGTTTTGTGTTCCCTGGTAGTGATATTTACGGTGGTTTATCAAACACATGGGATTATGGTCCTTTAGGTGTTGAATTAAAGAATAATGTTAAAAAAGCTTGGTGGCAAAAATTCATTACACAATCACCGTTTAACGTTGGTATCGATGCTGCAATCTTAATGAATCCAAAAGTATGGGAAGCTTCAGGACACTTAAACAACTTCAACGACCCAATGATTGATAATAAAGATAGTAAAATTCGATATCGCGCTGATAAATTAATTGAAGATTATATGCAAGATGTTAAAGGTGATGAAAACTTCATTGCCGATGGTTTAAGTTTTGAACAAATGAAAAAAATTATTGACGATGAAGGTATTGTTTGTCCTGTAAGTAAAACTGCTAACTGGACTGAAATTCGCCAATTCAATTTAATGTTTAAAACATTCCAAGGTGTAACTGAAGATTCTACAAATGAAATTTTCTTACGTCCTGAAACAGCACAAGGTATTTTTGTAAACTATAAAAACGTGCAACGTTCAATGCGTAAAAAATTACCATTTGGTATCGGTCAAATTGGTAAATCATTCCGTAATGAAATCACTCCAGGTAACTTCATTTTCAGAACAAGAGAATTTGAACAAATGGAACTTGAATTCTTCTGTAAACCTGGAGAAGAAATCGAATGGCAAAATTATTGGAAAACTTTTGCAAGTGACTGGTTAACAAGCTTAAATATGAGCAGTGAAAATATGCGTTTACGTGATCATGATGAAGATGAATTATCTCATTACTCAAATGCAACAACTGATATTGAATATAAATTCCCATTTGGTTGGGGTGAGTTATGGGGTATCGCAAGTCGTACAGACTTCGACTTACGTAAACATGCTGAACACTCTGGTGAAGATTTCAGATACCATGATCCAGAAACGAACGAAAAATATATTCCATATTGTATCGAGCCATCACTTGGTGCAGATCGTGTAACATTAGCTTTCTTATGTGATGCATATGATGAAGAAGGCGTTGAAGGTAGTAAAGATGCACGTACAGTTTTACACTTCCATCCTGCATTAGCACCATATAAAGCAGCGATTTTACCTTTAAGTAAGAAATTATCTGGCGAAGCGATTAAGATTTTTGAGCAATTAAGTTCTAAATTCTCAATCGATTTCGATGAATCACAATCTATCGGTAAAAGATACCGTCGTCAAGATGAAATCGGTACACCTTATTGTGTAACATTCGACTTTGATTCATTAGAAGATAATCAAGTTACAGTACGTGACAGAGATTCAATGGAACAAGTTCGTATGCCAATCTCAGAGTTAGAAGCTTTCTTAACTGAAAAAACAAAATTCTAA
- the recO gene encoding DNA repair protein RecO produces the protein MRQKGIIIKAVDYGESDKIITILNEHGAKVPLMARRAKKVKTGLQAQTQLFVYGLFIYNQWRGMGTLNSVDVISQHYKLQMDLYVSSYAALAAETIERSMDEGDIAPYNYQLLQFVLEKIESGTSAQLMSVVVMLKCMKRFGFTASFNRCAVSGNDTQADLIGYSFKFDGAISRQEASKDVHAVILSNKTLYLLDVLQKLPIDKMNSLNIHQEIIDEMSDIILMLYREYAGMFFKSQKLINQLKRLEQ, from the coding sequence ATGCGCCAAAAAGGGATTATCATCAAAGCAGTTGATTATGGTGAATCTGATAAAATTATCACGATTTTAAATGAGCATGGTGCAAAAGTACCACTTATGGCAAGGCGTGCTAAAAAAGTTAAGACGGGTTTACAAGCGCAAACGCAATTGTTTGTTTATGGTTTGTTTATTTACAATCAGTGGCGAGGTATGGGAACGTTAAATTCTGTAGATGTTATTAGTCAACATTATAAATTACAAATGGACCTTTACGTAAGCAGTTATGCCGCTCTGGCAGCTGAAACTATTGAGCGCTCAATGGATGAAGGTGACATTGCACCATATAACTATCAATTATTACAATTTGTTCTTGAAAAAATAGAATCAGGTACATCTGCACAGTTAATGTCAGTCGTAGTTATGTTAAAGTGCATGAAACGATTTGGTTTTACTGCATCATTTAATCGCTGTGCTGTGAGTGGTAATGACACACAAGCAGATTTAATAGGTTATAGTTTTAAGTTTGACGGTGCGATTTCAAGGCAAGAGGCTTCTAAAGATGTACATGCAGTTATATTATCGAATAAAACACTATATTTATTAGATGTATTACAAAAATTACCGATAGATAAAATGAATTCATTGAATATCCATCAAGAAATTATTGATGAAATGTCAGATATCATTTTAATGTTATATCGTGAATATGCAGGTATGTTTTTTAAAAGTCAGAAACTAATCAACCAATTAAAAAGATTGGAACAATAA
- the era gene encoding GTPase Era, whose protein sequence is MTEHKSGFVSIIGRPNVGKSTFVNRVIGHKIAIMSDKAQTTRNKIQGVMTRDDAQIIFIDTPGIHKPKHKLGDYMMKVAKNTLSEIDAIMFMVNANEEIGRGDEYIIEMLKNVKTPVFLVLNKIDLVHPDELMPKIEEYQSYMDFTEIVPISALEGLNVDHFIDVLKTYLPEGPKYYPDDQISDHPEQFVVGEIIREKILHLTSEEIPHAIGVNVDRMVKESEDRVHIEATIYVERGSQKGIVIGKGGKKLKEVGKRARRDIEMLLGSKVYLELWVKVQRDWRNKVNFIRQIGYVEDQD, encoded by the coding sequence ATGACAGAACATAAATCAGGATTTGTTTCAATTATAGGTAGACCAAATGTAGGAAAGTCAACATTTGTTAATAGAGTGATCGGCCATAAAATAGCAATCATGTCCGATAAAGCTCAAACAACTAGAAATAAAATTCAAGGTGTTATGACAAGAGATGACGCGCAAATTATATTCATTGATACGCCAGGTATTCATAAACCTAAACACAAATTAGGTGACTATATGATGAAAGTCGCTAAAAATACATTATCTGAGATAGATGCAATCATGTTTATGGTTAATGCCAATGAGGAAATTGGACGAGGCGATGAATATATTATAGAAATGTTGAAAAATGTTAAGACACCAGTATTTTTAGTATTAAATAAAATAGATTTAGTGCATCCAGATGAATTAATGCCAAAGATTGAAGAATATCAAAGTTATATGGACTTTACAGAGATTGTACCTATTTCAGCATTAGAAGGGCTAAATGTCGATCATTTTATTGATGTTTTAAAGACGTATTTACCCGAAGGACCTAAATATTATCCAGATGATCAAATTTCAGACCATCCTGAACAATTTGTAGTGGGTGAAATCATTCGTGAAAAAATCCTTCATCTTACAAGTGAAGAAATCCCTCATGCGATTGGTGTTAATGTGGACCGTATGGTTAAAGAAAGCGAAGATCGTGTTCATATCGAAGCAACTATATATGTTGAAAGAGGTTCGCAAAAAGGAATTGTCATTGGAAAAGGCGGTAAAAAGTTAAAAGAAGTAGGAAAACGTGCGAGACGTGATATAGAAATGCTTCTAGGCTCTAAAGTTTACTTAGAATTATGGGTCAAAGTTCAAAGAGACTGGCGAAACAAAGTTAACTTTATTCGCCAAATTGGTTATGTTGAAGACCAAGATTAA
- the cdd gene encoding cytidine deaminase: MSYQPHYFQEVRKAQQESYSPYSQFKVGAYLKTKDGRTFYGTNVENASYPLSICAERASLVSAISQGYRPGDFESITVTVDADKPSSPCGACRQVLKELCDDDMPVYMTNHKGDMVMMTVAELLPFGFSGKDLE, from the coding sequence ATGAGTTATCAACCTCATTATTTTCAAGAAGTTAGAAAAGCACAACAAGAATCATATTCGCCATACAGTCAATTTAAAGTAGGGGCTTATTTAAAAACGAAAGACGGTAGAACTTTTTATGGTACCAATGTAGAAAATGCTTCTTATCCATTATCGATATGTGCTGAACGAGCTAGTTTGGTATCGGCAATTTCTCAAGGATACAGACCAGGTGATTTTGAATCAATAACTGTAACCGTAGATGCAGATAAACCGTCATCACCTTGTGGTGCATGTCGTCAAGTTTTGAAGGAATTATGTGATGATGATATGCCTGTGTATATGACAAATCATAAAGGAGATATGGTTATGATGACAGTCGCAGAGTTACTACCATTTGGATTTTCAGGAAAGGATTTAGAATAA
- a CDS encoding diacylglycerol kinase family protein, which produces MKRFKYALDGLKILIQKDYKFLLHVFAMIVAIVFGLVLNINRIEWIFILIAIALVLTVEALNTAIEYVVDLVTVEYHDLAKYAKDIAAFSVLIVSILAFIIGLIVFLPHFIALF; this is translated from the coding sequence ATGAAAAGGTTTAAATATGCACTTGATGGGCTGAAAATCTTAATTCAAAAAGACTATAAATTTCTTTTACATGTGTTTGCAATGATTGTTGCTATTGTCTTTGGTCTCGTACTAAATATTAATCGGATTGAGTGGATATTTATACTCATTGCTATTGCATTAGTTCTCACTGTTGAAGCTTTAAACACTGCTATTGAATATGTTGTCGATTTAGTGACCGTTGAATATCATGATTTAGCTAAATACGCTAAAGATATTGCGGCTTTTAGTGTACTTATAGTTTCAATATTAGCATTTATTATAGGTTTAATAGTATTTTTACCACATTTTATAGCGTTATTTTAG
- the ybeY gene encoding rRNA maturation RNase YbeY, whose protein sequence is MFTIDFSDHTGLVKDAWYKQIEDLLEFAKKEEHIEDDAELSVTFVDKQEIQEINRTYRDKDKVTDVISFALEEDEPEIDFSGLDIPRVLGDIIICTDVAQEQANNYGHSFERELGFLALHGFLHLLGYDHMTEADEKEMFGRQDTILNAYGLTRD, encoded by the coding sequence ATGTTTACGATAGATTTTAGCGATCACACAGGCTTAGTTAAAGATGCTTGGTATAAACAAATTGAAGATTTATTAGAATTTGCTAAAAAAGAAGAGCATATAGAAGACGATGCTGAGCTTTCTGTTACATTTGTAGATAAACAAGAAATACAAGAAATTAATCGAACATATAGAGATAAAGATAAAGTTACAGATGTAATCTCATTTGCTTTAGAAGAAGATGAGCCAGAGATTGATTTTAGTGGTCTTGATATACCACGTGTTTTAGGGGATATAATTATCTGTACGGATGTAGCGCAAGAACAAGCAAACAATTACGGACATTCTTTTGAACGAGAATTAGGATTTTTAGCATTACATGGATTTTTGCATCTATTAGGTTATGATCATATGACTGAAGCGGATGAAAAGGAAATGTTTGGTCGACAAGATACAATATTAAACGCATATGGATTAACACGAGACTAA
- a CDS encoding PhoH family protein gives MPGIIQIDDMNQSQALIGNNDEHLKAIEESFDVVIHARGQEVAVKGTKIENVEKAESVLINLLKVIDLGNNITIKDVEAAIKMAHNNTIQHLLDLYDEEITKDAFGKTIRAKTMGQRIYVNAMKNNDLVFGIGPAGTGKTFLAVVYAAKQLRKGAVKRIVLTRPAVEAGESLGFLPGDLKEKVDPYLRPLYDGLYTVLGREQTERFIERGIIEIAPLAYMRGRTLEDAFVILDEAQNTTHAQMKMFLTRLGFGSKMVVTGDQTQIDLPKGVKSGLKEAVSRLHNVKGISILKLDQSDVVRHPLVSKIIEHYEGEN, from the coding sequence ATGCCTGGAATTATACAAATAGACGATATGAACCAATCTCAAGCTTTAATTGGAAATAATGATGAACATTTAAAAGCAATTGAAGAGAGTTTCGATGTTGTCATCCATGCAAGAGGACAAGAAGTTGCCGTTAAAGGTACAAAAATAGAAAACGTAGAAAAAGCGGAATCAGTATTAATCAATTTGCTGAAGGTTATTGATTTAGGTAATAATATTACAATTAAAGATGTTGAAGCAGCTATTAAAATGGCGCATAATAACACAATTCAACATCTGTTAGATTTATATGATGAAGAGATAACTAAAGATGCATTTGGTAAGACGATTCGTGCGAAAACGATGGGGCAACGTATATATGTTAATGCCATGAAAAATAATGATTTAGTATTTGGTATAGGTCCTGCTGGTACAGGTAAGACATTCTTAGCTGTAGTTTATGCAGCAAAGCAACTCCGTAAAGGTGCTGTTAAACGTATTGTATTAACAAGACCTGCTGTTGAAGCAGGAGAGTCACTTGGATTTTTACCAGGAGATTTGAAAGAAAAGGTAGATCCATATTTAAGACCTTTATATGATGGTCTATATACTGTTCTTGGGCGTGAACAAACAGAGCGATTTATTGAAAGAGGCATTATCGAAATAGCGCCACTTGCATATATGCGCGGACGAACATTAGAAGATGCATTTGTAATTCTTGATGAGGCGCAGAATACGACACATGCGCAAATGAAAATGTTTTTAACAAGACTAGGTTTTGGCTCAAAAATGGTAGTTACTGGTGACCAAACTCAAATCGATTTACCTAAAGGTGTTAAAAGTGGACTTAAGGAAGCGGTCAGTAGGTTACACAACGTTAAAGGTATAAGTATATTGAAATTAGATCAGAGCGATGTAGTCAGACATCCATTGGTAAGTAAGATCATTGAACATTATGAAGGAGAGAATTAA